The proteins below come from a single Cystobacter ferrugineus genomic window:
- a CDS encoding serine hydrolase domain-containing protein yields MNRKHIFSRRQTLYFCTTLLGFGLLAGGCDDDHPPSGQSKDAYAEVKTEVSRLIESGMAEGKVPGLSIALVDDQEVVWARGFGFADEVARRPATAETLYEIGSTSKVFTATALMQQVERGRVALDRPIQELIPDFTIQSRFPESGPITPRNLLTHHAGIPEQYVGGFTPKVLSLTERMKLLREDHQTYPVEQIWAYSNTGIVVAGRALEMASGMEFTAAMKQNLLSPLGMNQSSFRVEAHMEPNVAVGHGSLAARDAPPHWLDGEGPAGSMRSSVLDMSRFIKMLLANGQAGETTLVQPGTLQEMWRQQNVGVPLDLDTRVGITWFLEDLPLTNGQSARMVHHGGATLFFRSMLALLPEHKLGVMVLTNSSAAQKLAPFIAQEALARALKVKTGLEVAPRTQEPQVQPVTRPVEELRALEGLYATDLGAMKVAVENGDLVGNLDGLRLLLAPHQQGLFKTELQGAPLWLLFERIDGHDVVLLPQGPLPLLSSGRQFLGERITPSELPESWKSRLGQYSVPRGAPREFFESARLSQGEGLLVLDVSSAMLGETVTLLLKPEGEDRAIVLGLGRGKGEVVRFEQQGEARFLITKGIRLQQNPPEKGIGSEE; encoded by the coding sequence ATGAACCGCAAGCACATCTTCTCACGCAGGCAGACACTCTACTTTTGCACAACGCTGCTCGGCTTCGGTCTTCTGGCCGGCGGCTGCGATGACGACCACCCTCCATCGGGGCAATCCAAGGATGCCTATGCCGAGGTGAAGACGGAGGTCAGCCGACTCATCGAGTCTGGCATGGCAGAGGGCAAGGTCCCCGGGCTGAGCATCGCGCTGGTGGATGACCAGGAAGTGGTGTGGGCGCGGGGCTTCGGTTTTGCTGATGAGGTCGCACGGCGTCCCGCCACCGCCGAGACCCTCTACGAGATCGGCTCGACCAGCAAGGTCTTCACCGCCACGGCGCTGATGCAGCAGGTGGAGCGGGGCCGCGTCGCGCTGGACAGGCCCATCCAGGAGCTCATCCCGGACTTCACCATTCAGTCGCGCTTCCCGGAGAGCGGCCCCATCACCCCGCGCAACCTGCTGACGCACCACGCGGGCATTCCCGAGCAGTACGTCGGGGGATTTACCCCGAAGGTGTTGTCACTCACCGAGCGGATGAAGCTGCTCCGGGAGGACCATCAGACCTATCCGGTGGAGCAGATATGGGCCTACTCCAACACCGGCATCGTGGTCGCTGGCCGGGCGCTGGAGATGGCCTCGGGCATGGAGTTCACCGCCGCGATGAAACAGAACCTGCTGAGCCCGCTGGGCATGAATCAGTCCTCATTCCGGGTAGAGGCTCACATGGAGCCCAACGTGGCGGTGGGCCATGGCTCGCTGGCCGCCCGTGACGCTCCGCCACACTGGCTGGACGGCGAAGGCCCCGCGGGCAGCATGCGCAGCTCGGTGCTGGACATGAGCCGCTTCATCAAGATGCTGCTGGCGAATGGCCAGGCGGGAGAGACGACGCTCGTGCAGCCGGGGACGTTGCAGGAGATGTGGCGGCAGCAGAACGTCGGCGTTCCGCTGGACCTGGACACCCGCGTCGGCATCACCTGGTTCCTGGAGGACCTGCCGCTGACCAACGGCCAGTCCGCGCGGATGGTGCACCATGGTGGCGCGACCCTGTTCTTCCGCTCCATGCTGGCACTGCTGCCCGAGCACAAACTGGGCGTGATGGTGCTCACCAACAGCAGTGCCGCCCAGAAGCTCGCGCCGTTCATCGCCCAGGAGGCGCTCGCGCGGGCCCTGAAGGTCAAGACAGGGTTGGAGGTGGCGCCCCGTACGCAGGAACCCCAGGTGCAGCCTGTCACCCGGCCAGTGGAGGAGCTCCGGGCGCTGGAGGGCTTGTACGCCACCGACCTGGGCGCCATGAAGGTAGCCGTGGAGAATGGCGACCTGGTAGGCAATCTCGACGGTCTCCGGCTCCTCCTGGCGCCTCACCAGCAGGGCCTCTTCAAGACCGAGCTCCAGGGCGCGCCACTGTGGCTCTTGTTCGAGCGCATCGACGGCCATGACGTCGTCCTGCTCCCCCAGGGTCCCCTGCCCTTGTTGTCGAGCGGCCGCCAGTTCCTGGGCGAGCGCATCACGCCCTCCGAGTTGCCTGAGTCCTGGAAGAGCCGGCTGGGCCAGTACAGCGTGCCGCGGGGCGCACCCCGGGAGTTCTTCGAGAGTGCCAGGCTGAGCCAGGGGGAGGGATTGCTCGTCCTGGATGTCTCCAGTGCGATGCTGGGAGAGACGGTCACCCTGCTGCTGAAGCCGGAGGGTGAGGATCGCGCCATCGTGCTCGGGCTGGGCCGTGGCAAGGGCGAGGTCGTGCGCTTCGAGCAGCAGGGAGAGGCGCGATTCCTCATCACCAAGGGCATTCGCCTGCAGCAGAACCCACCAGAGAAAGGAATTGGAAGCGAGGAGTAA